One Virgibacillus proomii DNA window includes the following coding sequences:
- a CDS encoding glycine C-acetyltransferase, whose protein sequence is MTSKALDSFLNENIADLKERGLYNEIDPVEGPNGPEIKIGGRMLINLSSNNYLGLATDERLKKVAKQAVDSHGAGAGAVRTINGTLDLHLELEKKLAAFKGTEAVISYQSGFNCNMAAISAVMDKHDAILSDELNHASIIDGCRLSKAKIIRFNHSDMEDLRQKAKEAAESGQYKKIMVITDGVFSMDGDIAKLPEIVEIAEEFDLITYVDDAHGSGVLGKGAGTVKHFGLQDKVDFQMGTLSKAIGVIGGYVAGKANLIDWLKVRSRPFLFSTAVSPADAAASAKAIDILMESTELNEKLWENGNYLKTGLKQLGFDIGNSETPITPCIIGDENATQAFSKRLNEEGVYAKSIVFPTVPRGTGRVRNMPTAAHTKEMLDKAISIYEIVGKELGLI, encoded by the coding sequence ATGACAAGTAAAGCATTGGATTCTTTTTTAAATGAAAATATTGCAGATTTAAAAGAACGTGGTTTATATAATGAAATTGATCCGGTTGAAGGGCCAAATGGTCCAGAAATCAAAATAGGTGGAAGAATGCTAATTAACCTTTCTTCCAATAACTACCTTGGGCTAGCTACAGATGAACGGTTAAAAAAAGTTGCAAAACAAGCGGTTGATTCTCATGGTGCCGGTGCAGGAGCCGTTCGAACCATTAACGGTACACTTGATCTACATCTTGAATTAGAAAAGAAGTTAGCAGCTTTTAAGGGAACAGAAGCGGTTATTTCTTACCAATCCGGCTTTAATTGTAATATGGCTGCAATTTCTGCTGTAATGGATAAGCATGACGCCATTTTATCAGATGAGTTAAACCATGCCTCAATTATCGATGGCTGCCGTTTATCAAAGGCAAAAATTATTCGCTTTAACCATTCGGATATGGAAGATCTTAGACAAAAGGCAAAAGAAGCTGCAGAGTCCGGTCAATATAAAAAGATTATGGTAATTACGGATGGGGTCTTTTCCATGGACGGCGATATTGCGAAGCTTCCGGAAATTGTTGAAATTGCTGAGGAATTTGACCTTATCACGTATGTCGATGATGCACATGGATCTGGTGTATTAGGTAAAGGTGCAGGAACAGTAAAGCATTTTGGCCTACAAGATAAAGTTGATTTCCAAATGGGAACATTATCCAAAGCGATCGGTGTTATTGGCGGCTATGTTGCTGGAAAAGCAAACTTAATTGACTGGTTAAAGGTTCGTTCTCGTCCATTTCTATTTTCAACAGCAGTTTCACCAGCTGATGCAGCAGCTAGTGCGAAGGCTATTGATATTCTAATGGAAAGTACGGAACTAAATGAAAAGTTATGGGAAAATGGAAATTATTTAAAGACTGGCTTAAAACAGTTAGGCTTTGATATTGGTAATAGTGAAACACCTATTACGCCTTGTATAATTGGAGATGAAAACGCAACACAAGCATTTAGTAAACGATTAAATGAAGAAGGAGTCTATGCAAAATCAATTGTCTTTCCAACAGTACCGCGGGGAACAGGGCGTGTAAGAAATATGCCGACTGCAGCACATACAAAAGAAATGTTGGATAAAGCGATTAGCATCTATGAAATAGTTGGAAAAGAACTTGGGCTAATTTAA